In Maridesulfovibrio sp., a single genomic region encodes these proteins:
- the fliF gene encoding flagellar basal-body MS-ring/collar protein FliF — protein sequence MPDFISEYLNKFKGFWSNRTVSQRILIGGLAATVVIAFILMVFWLNRTEYRVLYTKLYPEDASRVVSMLQSTKEPYKIQDNGSTILVPADKVYDLRLKIAGEGALHGQGIGYEIFDQVQIGQTDFIQRINYQRALQGELARTISEFPQVERARVHLVLPAKSLFIEEQAEPSASVVLKLKEGDKLTDKQIKGVLNLVVMSVEGLKPSAVTITDMHGQVLYQPEDDGGLGLNITNSQLEYKSGLEAKIEQRIQRLLTPIVGPDKVIAKVNAELDFRQRTIKQETYDPDGQVARSEQTSEETTRGTANVDGGVPEANFRGDGFTGTATTQDSNRETRTTNYEINKEEQQIIVPVGEVKRITVAVIVDGTYQKNPDTGEVTYVPRSAEEMQRIRELVRNAVGYDEVRGDSLEVSNMSFGMQDLFGDEGLMRTMLEYAQRLGKPFLNGLLIFLFLVLVVRPVVMALIKPRVAEEDIDEVAGLPEAGERLALDESDLDEEALDTARKLENAKAQALQLSEKNMDQAVQVLKSWLKQEAA from the coding sequence ATGCCCGATTTCATCTCCGAATATCTGAATAAATTCAAAGGATTCTGGTCCAACCGTACAGTTTCACAGAGGATTCTCATCGGCGGGCTCGCAGCCACCGTTGTAATCGCATTTATCCTCATGGTGTTCTGGCTTAACCGGACCGAGTATCGAGTTCTTTACACCAAGCTCTACCCGGAAGACGCTTCCCGCGTAGTTTCCATGCTGCAGTCCACCAAGGAACCCTACAAGATTCAGGACAACGGTTCCACTATTCTGGTCCCTGCGGACAAGGTTTACGACCTGCGGCTCAAAATAGCCGGGGAAGGAGCCCTTCACGGACAGGGAATAGGGTATGAAATTTTCGACCAGGTCCAGATCGGGCAGACTGACTTTATCCAGCGCATAAACTACCAGCGCGCCCTGCAGGGTGAACTGGCCAGGACCATCAGCGAATTTCCGCAGGTTGAAAGAGCCCGCGTGCATCTGGTTCTCCCGGCCAAGTCACTTTTCATCGAAGAACAGGCCGAACCTTCCGCTTCCGTAGTGTTGAAGCTCAAGGAAGGTGACAAGCTCACCGACAAGCAGATCAAGGGTGTTCTGAACCTCGTGGTCATGTCTGTTGAAGGGCTGAAGCCTTCCGCAGTCACCATCACCGACATGCACGGGCAGGTGCTCTATCAGCCCGAGGATGACGGAGGACTGGGGCTGAACATCACCAACAGCCAGCTTGAATACAAGTCCGGTCTTGAAGCAAAGATAGAACAGCGCATCCAGCGCCTGCTTACTCCCATCGTCGGCCCGGACAAGGTCATTGCCAAGGTCAACGCCGAACTGGATTTCAGACAGCGCACTATCAAGCAGGAAACCTACGACCCTGACGGTCAGGTTGCCAGATCCGAACAGACCAGCGAAGAAACCACCCGCGGAACCGCCAACGTTGACGGCGGCGTTCCCGAAGCAAACTTCCGCGGCGACGGATTTACCGGCACAGCCACAACCCAGGATTCAAACCGCGAAACCCGCACCACAAACTATGAAATCAACAAGGAAGAACAGCAGATCATAGTCCCGGTCGGAGAAGTGAAGAGAATCACTGTTGCGGTCATCGTTGACGGCACCTATCAGAAGAATCCCGACACCGGAGAAGTAACCTACGTACCTCGCTCCGCAGAAGAAATGCAGCGTATCCGCGAACTGGTGCGCAATGCGGTGGGCTATGATGAAGTACGCGGCGACTCTCTTGAAGTCTCGAACATGTCCTTCGGCATGCAGGATCTCTTCGGCGACGAAGGCCTCATGCGCACAATGCTTGAATACGCACAGCGCCTCGGCAAGCCGTTCCTCAACGGACTGCTTATCTTCCTCTTCCTGGTCCTGGTCGTCCGCCCCGTGGTCATGGCCCTGATCAAGCCTCGTGTGGCAGAAGAGGACATTGACGAAGTCGCAGGACTGCCCGAAGCAGGAGAAAGACTTGCACTTGACGAAAGTGATCTTGACGAAGAGGCTCTTGATACGGCACGTAAGCTTGAGAACGCCAAAGCTCAGGCACTGCAACTTTCAGAAAAGAACATGGACCAGGCCGTGCAGGTGCTGAAGAGCTGGCTGAAGCAGGAGGCAGCATAA
- the fliE gene encoding flagellar hook-basal body complex protein FliE, with translation MAIRNVAMQAYTNALQTQKQFEKKFDKTMNMDKAEPNSFSETLSSSLKSVNDLETEKRSMIQDFASGKNQNVHELMISLQKASVAMTMTSTVRSKVMTAYQEVLKMPF, from the coding sequence ATGGCCATCAGAAATGTAGCAATGCAGGCATACACAAACGCCCTCCAGACCCAGAAGCAGTTCGAAAAGAAATTCGACAAGACTATGAACATGGATAAGGCTGAGCCGAATTCCTTTTCGGAAACCCTGTCCAGTTCATTAAAGAGTGTAAACGACCTGGAAACCGAAAAGAGATCCATGATTCAGGATTTCGCATCCGGCAAGAACCAGAACGTTCACGAACTGATGATCTCCCTGCAGAAGGCAAGTGTTGCCATGACCATGACCAGCACAGTGCGCTCCAAAGTTATGACCGCCTATCAGGAAGTCCTCAAGATGCCCTTCTAG
- the flgB gene encoding flagellar basal body rod protein FlgB, protein MKGLFEGHIDLTAKVLDLRLQRQNLVSSNLANINTPGYKEKRLEFEGELQKALGLDAKGKMTKTSKMHIPTAFDSSTFKGDVLSNFEPRVVHGENSVDLDKEMVTMAKNTLEYNALTQVISKNFQGMTRIIQSGAR, encoded by the coding sequence ATGAAAGGACTTTTCGAAGGACACATTGATTTGACAGCAAAGGTTCTGGACCTGAGACTGCAGCGTCAGAATCTCGTCTCCTCCAACCTGGCCAACATCAACACCCCTGGATACAAGGAAAAAAGACTTGAGTTCGAAGGAGAACTGCAAAAAGCCCTTGGGCTTGATGCAAAAGGCAAAATGACCAAGACCAGCAAAATGCACATCCCCACAGCATTTGATTCAAGTACATTCAAAGGAGACGTCCTCTCCAACTTCGAACCCAGGGTTGTACACGGGGAAAACTCGGTGGACCTGGATAAGGAAATGGTAACCATGGCTAAAAACACTCTGGAATATAATGCCCTGACTCAGGTCATAAGCAAAAACTTCCAGGGCATGACCAGAATCATCCAGAGCGGAGCAAGATAA
- the flgC gene encoding flagellar basal body rod protein FlgC, producing MNFMTALEIGASGLKAQREYLNVVSMNMANSRTTRTEDGGPYRRKSVSMESTPLLSPFDSVMNQEMNKQLRGVTVRGIVSDSRPFKEVYEPNHPDADKNGIVRYPDINVVEEMVNMITISKSYEANAQAVESAKNMFNRAVRIGMN from the coding sequence ATGAACTTCATGACAGCACTTGAAATAGGCGCGTCAGGGCTGAAGGCCCAGAGGGAATATCTGAACGTCGTTTCAATGAACATGGCCAACTCCAGGACAACTCGGACCGAAGACGGCGGACCGTATCGCCGCAAGAGTGTCTCCATGGAATCGACCCCCCTGCTCTCTCCTTTCGATTCGGTAATGAACCAGGAGATGAACAAGCAGCTCAGGGGTGTAACCGTAAGGGGAATCGTATCCGACAGCAGGCCGTTCAAGGAAGTGTACGAGCCTAACCATCCTGATGCGGACAAAAACGGGATCGTCCGCTACCCCGACATCAACGTGGTTGAAGAAATGGTCAACATGATCACCATAAGCAAATCATACGAGGCCAATGCTCAGGCTGTGGAATCAGCCAAGAACATGTTCAACAGGGCCGTAAGAATAGGCATGAACTAG